The following coding sequences lie in one bacterium genomic window:
- a CDS encoding DUF4209 domain-containing protein: MNWQREIAKEIEANPIVIEGRITLPREVFEKSADSVKGMSQMDALLSLVSLPLPNQEPIEHSQDIGLFRSLASTDYFDKAHRLVAKVPAKMSTKEGDRIKAQRAELNQDNRIGYCLFVEISLKPRLCVIKLEHRKRMRIGVIRRALRDSKRIPQARTELFARGLLEGLKGEWATSLHLLIPQTENLIREAMRECGVETIKVKEDGHHEEMDLNELLFRPELGRLFGAHFISELRSLLVERTGMNLRNKVCHGLMDSDEFEDQSCIYLWWLILKLLLEKPQLDIPST; the protein is encoded by the coding sequence GTGAATTGGCAGCGCGAAATTGCCAAGGAAATAGAGGCGAATCCAATAGTTATCGAAGGTCGAATTACTTTGCCTAGAGAAGTATTTGAAAAATCTGCGGATTCGGTAAAAGGAATGAGCCAAATGGATGCCTTATTATCTCTTGTTTCTTTGCCTTTGCCGAATCAAGAGCCAATAGAGCATTCGCAAGATATTGGGCTTTTTCGTTCGTTGGCTTCGACGGATTACTTCGATAAAGCGCATCGGCTTGTCGCTAAAGTACCGGCAAAAATGTCGACAAAAGAGGGCGACAGAATTAAGGCGCAGCGCGCTGAACTGAATCAAGATAACCGCATTGGATATTGCCTGTTTGTCGAAATTAGCTTGAAACCAAGGCTTTGTGTAATTAAATTAGAACACCGAAAAAGAATGAGAATAGGAGTGATTAGGCGTGCATTGAGGGATTCCAAGAGAATTCCCCAAGCAAGAACTGAGCTATTTGCACGCGGATTGTTGGAGGGATTGAAGGGAGAGTGGGCCACATCGCTTCATTTGCTTATACCACAGACGGAAAACCTAATTCGCGAAGCTATGCGTGAGTGCGGCGTTGAAACCATAAAGGTTAAGGAGGATGGGCATCACGAGGAAATGGACTTGAATGAACTGCTTTTCAGGCCAGAATTGGGCCGGTTATTTGGGGCTCATTTTATCTCTGAGCTACGCAGCTTGCTTGTTGAACGAACGGGAATGAATTTAAGGAACAAAGTTTGCCATGGACTTATGGATTCGGATGAATTTGAAGATCAAAGTTGCATTTATTTATGGTGGTTAATACTCAAGCTTCTTTTGGAAAAGCCCCAGTTGGACATACCTTCGACATAG